GTTACTTctatttaaatttgaattaatcAAAAGATTTGCGTATTTCTAATGTATTTCTATCATTTAAATTATACGAATCCAACATGCCGTTATAGCAATTTGTTGAACTTAGGTGAAAATATTAGTCTTCACCCTGTGTTTTGATGAGTACATACTTACTAAATGATTCGGACCTTTGGTAAGAATGGTGATAACATATTTACTAtcatcaattcttcttgctATAATTTCGGTCCCGAGAATTTTATGGATAAAAGGTCAAGCTTCGTGATTAGCAATTTATTAAGCCCATGGACATCTCTCTTAAGCATGTTTTCTATCTTGGTTCTGAAAGTGGCTGCTGATATGATCCAATATATCGTCGGAACTACTTCCTGCTATCCAATGCACATATTTTCTGAACCTTTCCGATAATGAGTT
The nucleotide sequence above comes from Debaryomyces hansenii CBS767 chromosome A complete sequence. Encoded proteins:
- a CDS encoding DEHA2D00638p (no similarity); translated protein: METHDLRIVQVEGIPLVIHDKKIVNSLSERFRKYVHWIAGSSSDDILDHISSHFQNQDRKHA